In Microcoleus sp. FACHB-672, one DNA window encodes the following:
- a CDS encoding HEAT repeat domain-containing protein, whose amino-acid sequence MNQPRKPHGVPTKPDAINWREICCKMLQLQRQLASNLLISGIDIPIEDELGNIEGDFFNKILAKGQSRNSKGKRLKIIGEPGSGKTTQLLKIADWLLDDSPNDTATEFVKPLPIWISLAQVKKPLHQYLREDWLRKAAEKLDSVPPAWVEEFTQLLKDGKVCLLLNGADEMGIADPLGTLAQWLRTPLFKNVPVVISCRLNIWGAAGNVLSDFDSYKVLGFSYAEDSHRDQVKQFIEKWFNKSSSMLSGAEKIEASQLRAALDEPGKERIKDLARNPLHLSLLCFTWQSRKRKLPDTKAELYQIFFEAFYESKNSIYPTTPAQQKNLNAALGQLALKAIDQGCKSILPYSLVNKALEKLHPELFEQALTLGWLNRVVSDAQNPLKSAYAFYHPTFLEYFAACEIKDWQFFLNPLSHSIERDNYRIFEPQWKEVFLLWLGRVDVPEEQKEESITSLVKFKDGCGEWHTIDANKGFYELRAYLIAAAGVTEFCQCSKSEEIVRQIVKWGVGYFNIEKQQWQTFLDHPIAEAALPSLPQTQRSKAINTLVELIGNTEDEDTRRMAAESLGNIGTGNETAIRALVELIGNSRNESTRRRAVYSLGKIGTGNETAIRALVELIGNCGDESTRREAVYSLEKSGTGNETTIRALAELIGSCGDESTRRMVAESLEKIGTGNETAIRAIAELIGNTEDKDTRRKAAESLGNIGVGNETAINALVGLIGNCGDESTHWRAAESLEKIGTGNETAINALVELIGNTEDEHTRKKAAESLGKIGTGNETAINALVELIGNCKYEFICREAAESLGDIGTGSETAINALVELIGNSKDKDTRSRAAESLGKIDPGNETAIRTLVKLTGNSKDKDTRRKAAESLGKIDPGNETAINALVELIGNTELESTRREAAESLGDIGTGSETAIRALVKLIGNSQSESTRRKAAESLGKIGTGNETAICAIAELISRCGDESNRRMAAESLEKISTDNETTIRAIAELIGNTEDKDTHWWAAERLGNIGVGNETAINALVGLIGNCGHESTRWWAGFKLQRIVATEKQMAAVVSALKDCLSHETYENDFNRFYSCYEVIWNCAQTLPYPDFYRAWHRLPSTHPEMQDISAAENTLDTQRLNLETLPQILITATNSNPDLCGKIKLICIDGSKFIDPDNPAPEIYDFMLDLDCPERPNGEPETMQALKLYWNAIRRKSDQLPVWIFYEDSSAPEPQEFSEIFLKALSKFDGAICVVTDTPQPACLQGKTLRWFDATEPDLTSKILVWIRAILLES is encoded by the coding sequence ATGAATCAACCGCGTAAACCTCACGGTGTCCCCACTAAACCAGACGCGATTAACTGGCGTGAAATCTGCTGCAAAATGCTGCAATTGCAGCGGCAACTTGCCAGCAATTTGTTGATCTCTGGTATTGATATCCCGATTGAAGATGAATTAGGTAACATTGAAGGTGATTTTTTTAACAAAATCCTCGCCAAGGGGCAAAGTCGCAACAGTAAGGGCAAACGCCTGAAAATTATTGGCGAACCCGGTTCAGGAAAGACCACGCAGTTATTAAAAATTGCTGATTGGTTGCTGGATGATTCACCAAACGATACAGCAACCGAGTTTGTTAAACCGCTACCCATTTGGATTTCCTTGGCGCAGGTGAAAAAACCCTTGCACCAGTATTTAAGAGAAGATTGGTTACGCAAGGCGGCGGAAAAATTGGATAGCGTACCCCCGGCATGGGTGGAAGAATTCACACAATTGCTGAAAGATGGAAAAGTGTGCTTGCTGCTGAATGGTGCAGATGAAATGGGGATTGCAGATCCGCTAGGAACCCTGGCGCAATGGCTGAGAACCCCGCTATTTAAAAATGTGCCAGTAGTGATTAGTTGCCGGCTTAATATTTGGGGAGCAGCGGGGAATGTGCTGTCAGATTTTGACAGTTACAAAGTGCTGGGTTTCAGTTATGCAGAGGACAGCCATCGGGATCAAGTTAAACAATTTATTGAAAAATGGTTTAACAAGTCCTCTTCAATGCTCTCCGGTGCAGAGAAAATCGAGGCGAGTCAATTACGCGCCGCCTTAGACGAACCGGGAAAAGAGCGAATTAAAGATTTAGCCCGTAATCCCCTGCATCTGTCGCTACTGTGCTTCACCTGGCAATCTAGGAAAAGAAAATTACCTGATACGAAAGCAGAACTTTATCAGATATTTTTTGAGGCATTTTATGAGTCTAAGAACAGTATTTATCCTACCACCCCAGCGCAGCAAAAAAACTTAAATGCTGCCCTTGGACAGTTGGCGCTAAAGGCAATTGATCAGGGATGTAAATCAATTTTGCCCTACAGTTTAGTCAACAAAGCGCTAGAGAAACTGCATCCAGAATTATTTGAGCAAGCTCTCACCTTGGGTTGGTTGAATCGGGTGGTATCTGACGCACAAAACCCGCTCAAATCTGCTTATGCTTTTTATCATCCCACGTTTCTGGAATATTTTGCTGCTTGTGAAATTAAGGATTGGCAATTTTTCTTGAATCCGCTATCTCACAGCATCGAGCGAGACAATTACCGGATCTTTGAACCCCAATGGAAAGAGGTATTTTTGCTATGGTTGGGGCGTGTGGATGTGCCGGAGGAGCAAAAAGAGGAGTCAATTACTTCTTTAGTCAAGTTTAAGGATGGGTGCGGCGAGTGGCACACTATTGATGCCAATAAAGGATTCTATGAACTTAGAGCCTATTTGATAGCAGCAGCCGGTGTTACGGAATTTTGCCAGTGTTCCAAAAGCGAGGAAATTGTCAGGCAAATCGTTAAATGGGGTGTTGGTTACTTCAACATTGAAAAACAACAGTGGCAAACATTTCTCGATCATCCCATTGCAGAGGCAGCACTTCCCTCGCTGCCCCAGACACAGCGTTCCAAAGCCATCAATACTTTAGTCGAATTAATCGGCAACACTGAGGATGAAGATACTCGTAGGATGGCGGCAGAAAGCTTGGGGAATATCGGCACCGGCAACGAAACTGCCATCCGTGCTTTAGTCGAGTTAATCGGCAACTCTAGGAATGAATCTACCCGCAGGAGGGCGGTATATAGCTTAGGGAAAATCGGCACCGGCAACGAAACTGCTATCCGTGCTTTAGTCGAGTTAATCGGCAACTGTGGGGATGAATCTACCCGCAGGGAAGCGGTATATAGCTTGGAGAAAAGCGGCACCGGCAACGAAACTACCATTCGTGCTTTAGCCGAGTTAATCGGCAGCTGTGGGGATGAATCTACCCGCAGGATGGTGGCAGAAAGCTTGGAGAAAATCGGCACCGGCAACGAAACTGCCATCCGTGCTATAGCCGAATTAATCGGCAACACTGAGGATAAAGATACCCGCAGGAAAGCAGCAGAAAGCTTGGGGAATATCGGCGTCGGCAACGAAACTGCCATCAATGCTTTAGTCGGGTTAATCGGCAACTGTGGGGATGAATCTACCCACTGGAGGGCGGCAGAAAGCTTGGAGAAAATCGGCACCGGCAACGAAACTGCCATCAATGCTTTAGTTGAGTTAATCGGTAACACTGAGGATGAACATACCCGCAAGAAAGCAGCAGAAAGCTTGGGAAAAATCGGCACCGGCAACGAAACGGCCATCAATGCTTTAGTCGAGTTAATCGGCAACTGTAAGTATGAATTTATCTGCAGGGAAGCAGCAGAAAGCTTGGGGGATATCGGCACCGGCAGCGAAACGGCCATCAATGCTTTAGTCGAGTTAATCGGCAATAGTAAGGATAAAGATACCCGCAGTCGGGCGGCAGAAAGCTTGGGAAAAATCGACCCCGGCAACGAAACGGCCATCCGTACTTTAGTCAAGTTAACCGGCAACAGTAAGGATAAAGATACCCGCAGGAAAGCAGCAGAAAGCTTGGGAAAAATCGATCCCGGCAACGAAACGGCCATCAATGCTTTAGTCGAGTTAATCGGCAACACTGAGCTTGAATCTACCCGCAGGGAAGCGGCAGAAAGCTTGGGGGATATCGGCACCGGCAGCGAAACGGCCATCCGTGCTTTAGTTAAGTTAATTGGCAACTCTCAGTCTGAGTCTACCCGCAGGAAAGCAGCAGAAAGCTTGGGGAAAATCGGCACCGGCAACGAAACGGCCATCTGTGCTATAGCCGAGTTAATCAGCAGATGTGGGGATGAATCTAACCGCAGGATGGCGGCAGAAAGCTTGGAGAAAATCAGCACCGACAACGAAACTACCATCCGTGCTATAGCCGAATTAATCGGCAACACTGAGGATAAAGATACCCACTGGTGGGCGGCAGAAAGGTTGGGGAATATCGGCGTCGGCAACGAAACGGCCATCAATGCTTTAGTCGGGTTAATCGGCAACTGTGGGCATGAATCTACCCGCTGGTGGGCGGGATTTAAGTTGCAAAGGATTGTTGCAACAGAGAAGCAAATGGCAGCAGTTGTCTCTGCCTTGAAAGATTGCTTATCCCATGAAACTTACGAAAATGACTTTAATCGATTTTATTCCTGCTACGAAGTCATCTGGAACTGCGCTCAAACTCTACCCTACCCAGACTTCTATCGCGCTTGGCACCGGCTGCCCTCCACCCATCCGGAAATGCAAGATATCTCAGCTGCGGAAAACACCCTCGACACACAACGGTTAAACTTAGAAACCTTACCCCAAATCCTCATCACTGCCACTAACAGCAACCCCGATTTATGCGGAAAAATTAAGCTGATTTGCATTGACGGCAGCAAATTCATCGATCCCGATAACCCCGCCCCAGAAATCTACGATTTTATGCTCGATCTCGATTGCCCAGAACGTCCAAATGGGGAACCGGAAACGATGCAAGCGCTCAAACTTTATTGGAACGCAATCCGGCGCAAAAGTGATCAACTTCCTGTCTGGATTTTCTACGAAGATTCCTCTGCCCCGGAACCCCAAGAATTTAGTGAAATATTCCTCAAAGCTTTGAGTAAATTTGATGGGGCGATTTGTGTCGTGACAGATACCCCGCAGCCGGCTTGTTTGCAGGGGAAAACCTTGCGGTGGTTTGATGCCACTGAACCCGATCTCACCAGTAAAATTCTTGTCTGGATACGGGCAATTCTGTTAGAAAGTTAG
- the ftsH3 gene encoding ATP-dependent zinc metalloprotease FtsH3 → MNKRWRNAGLYALLAIVVIALFTAFFDKQPPSRQTLRYSQFIEEVEGKKVDKVSISADRTKALVQAQDGKFLVNLPPNDPDLINILTDNKVNIEVLPQTDDGFWLKALSSLFFPILLLVGLFFLLRRAQSGPGSQAMNFGKSKARVQMEPQTQVTFGDVAGIEQAKLELSEVVDFLKNADRFTAVGAKIPKGVLLVGPPGTGKTLLAKAVAGEAGVPFFSISGSEFVEMFVGVGASRVRDLFEQAKSNAPCIVFIDEIDAVGRQRGAGLGGGNDEREQTLNQLLTEMDGFEGNTGIIIIAATNRPDVLDSALLRPGRFDRQVVVDRPDYAGRLEILNVHARGKTLAKDVDLEKIARRTPGFTGADLSNLLNEAAILAARRNLTEISMDEVNDAIDRVLAGPEKKDRVMSEKRKTLVAYHEAGHALVGALMPDYDPVQKISIIPRGRAGGLTWFTPSEERMDSGLYSRSYLQNQMAVALGGRIAEEIVFGEEEVTTGASNDLQQVARVARQMVMRFGMSDRLGPVALGRQQGNMFLGRDIMAERDFSEETAAAIDDEVRGLVEQAYKRSKEVLVNNRQVLDKLADMLIEKETVDADELQDLLATNDVKMAAVA, encoded by the coding sequence GTGAATAAACGGTGGAGAAATGCGGGACTGTACGCATTGCTAGCAATTGTTGTCATTGCACTATTTACTGCATTTTTTGACAAACAACCCCCCAGCCGGCAAACGCTGCGATACAGCCAGTTTATTGAGGAAGTAGAAGGGAAAAAAGTAGATAAAGTCAGTATTAGTGCCGACCGGACTAAAGCATTAGTTCAAGCTCAAGACGGCAAATTCTTAGTCAATCTACCCCCCAACGACCCTGATCTGATTAATATATTGACCGATAACAAGGTCAATATCGAAGTGTTGCCGCAAACTGATGACGGCTTCTGGCTGAAAGCACTGAGCAGTCTGTTTTTCCCCATCCTGCTTTTAGTTGGCTTATTCTTCTTGCTGCGCCGCGCTCAAAGTGGCCCAGGTTCTCAGGCAATGAACTTTGGCAAATCGAAAGCCAGAGTGCAAATGGAACCGCAAACCCAAGTCACCTTTGGCGATGTTGCCGGCATTGAGCAAGCCAAACTAGAACTGAGTGAAGTTGTCGATTTCCTCAAGAATGCTGATCGCTTCACCGCCGTGGGTGCCAAAATTCCCAAAGGCGTGCTGCTCGTTGGCCCTCCCGGAACCGGCAAAACCCTCCTCGCTAAAGCCGTTGCAGGGGAAGCCGGCGTGCCCTTCTTCTCCATCTCCGGTTCAGAATTCGTAGAAATGTTCGTCGGCGTGGGCGCTTCCCGCGTCCGCGACTTGTTTGAACAAGCCAAATCAAATGCCCCCTGCATCGTCTTCATCGATGAAATTGACGCCGTTGGTCGTCAGCGGGGTGCCGGTTTAGGTGGCGGTAACGACGAACGCGAGCAAACCCTGAACCAGTTGCTCACCGAAATGGACGGCTTTGAAGGCAACACCGGCATCATTATTATTGCCGCAACCAACCGTCCCGACGTGCTCGATTCCGCCTTGCTACGTCCAGGCCGGTTTGACCGGCAAGTTGTGGTAGATCGCCCCGACTATGCGGGTCGGTTGGAAATTCTCAACGTCCATGCCCGTGGCAAAACCCTGGCAAAAGACGTGGATCTCGAAAAGATCGCCCGTCGTACCCCCGGCTTCACCGGCGCAGACTTATCGAACCTGCTCAACGAAGCCGCCATTCTCGCCGCCCGTCGCAACTTGACTGAAATCTCAATGGATGAAGTCAATGATGCCATCGACCGCGTCCTCGCCGGCCCAGAAAAGAAAGACCGGGTGATGAGCGAAAAGCGCAAAACCTTAGTCGCCTATCACGAAGCCGGTCACGCCCTCGTTGGTGCTTTAATGCCCGACTATGACCCCGTGCAGAAGATTAGCATTATCCCTCGCGGTCGCGCCGGCGGTTTGACCTGGTTCACCCCCAGCGAAGAACGGATGGACTCTGGTTTGTATAGCCGGTCTTACCTGCAAAATCAAATGGCCGTCGCTTTAGGTGGTCGCATCGCCGAAGAAATCGTCTTCGGTGAGGAAGAAGTCACCACCGGCGCGTCTAACGACTTGCAGCAAGTCGCACGCGTTGCACGGCAAATGGTTATGCGCTTCGGCATGAGCGATCGTCTCGGCCCTGTTGCCCTCGGTCGCCAACAAGGTAATATGTTCTTGGGGCGCGATATTATGGCAGAACGCGATTTCTCAGAAGAAACCGCCGCTGCCATTGATGATGAAGTTCGCGGCCTCGTCGAACAAGCCTACAAGCGTTCTAAGGAAGTATTGGTCAACAACCGGCAAGTTTTGGACAAATTGGCAGATATGCTGATTGAAAAAGAAACCGTTGATGCTGATGAACTACAAGACTTGCTAGCCACCAACGATGTAAAAATGGCTGCGGTTGCTTAA
- a CDS encoding PQQ-dependent sugar dehydrogenase, with protein MYRLCCLMLLVLLSACGGNVQSGKPAEPAKGDDRPAVNPSLVGEAQTQPTLAPVAASAPLQRKVRTRSLSPKPIRITVESLPKPYHSNSASRSPEVVPVPANPVLNVPAGFTVNVFAEGLEKPRWLALTPSGDVLVTETPQNRIRLLRDSDGDGVADTTKVFATAENGLHLPLGMAFAGGYFFLGNTDEVRRFPYTAGSDKLTGAGEKIADLPGEGYNQHWTRNVAVSPDGQNLYVSIGSESNADEEPPPRASVQVMNKDGSEQKTFAYGLRNPVGLDFHPVTDELYTAVNERDGLGDDLVPDYLTRIRQGEFYGWPYAYFSPANLDPRLVKQGQSLEAELVKRTKTPDVLFQAHSAALGLQFYDGQTFPEKYRNGAFVAFRGSWNRNQGTGYKIVFVPFSSSGRPQGGYEDFVTGFLINPSGPTTWGRPVGLLVMPDGSLLFTEEANNRIYRVQYQPAAAQSPAQTPS; from the coding sequence ATGTACCGATTGTGTTGCTTAATGCTGCTTGTGCTGCTGAGTGCTTGTGGTGGGAATGTCCAATCTGGCAAGCCTGCAGAACCCGCCAAGGGTGATGATCGCCCAGCAGTAAACCCCTCCCTAGTTGGGGAAGCACAAACCCAGCCAACCCTGGCACCTGTAGCGGCTTCTGCCCCACTTCAACGAAAGGTCCGCACCCGATCACTGTCGCCGAAACCGATTCGCATCACTGTGGAAAGTTTGCCCAAACCCTACCACAGTAACAGCGCCTCCCGCTCTCCTGAGGTTGTGCCAGTGCCGGCCAACCCTGTGCTTAATGTTCCTGCCGGCTTTACCGTTAATGTCTTTGCCGAAGGGTTAGAAAAACCGCGCTGGTTGGCACTCACCCCCAGTGGTGACGTGTTGGTGACAGAAACGCCCCAAAATCGCATTCGCCTGCTGCGCGACAGCGATGGTGATGGTGTTGCCGATACAACTAAAGTGTTTGCCACTGCGGAAAACGGATTGCATTTACCTTTAGGGATGGCATTTGCCGGCGGCTACTTTTTCCTCGGCAATACGGACGAAGTCCGGCGGTTTCCCTACACTGCCGGCAGCGATAAACTCACAGGTGCCGGCGAAAAAATTGCGGATCTCCCTGGCGAAGGCTATAACCAGCATTGGACGCGCAACGTGGCTGTCTCGCCCGATGGCCAGAACCTTTACGTCTCCATCGGTTCAGAATCGAATGCAGACGAAGAACCGCCTCCCCGCGCTTCTGTGCAGGTTATGAACAAGGACGGTTCCGAGCAAAAAACCTTTGCCTACGGTTTACGCAATCCTGTGGGACTCGACTTTCATCCCGTCACCGACGAACTTTACACCGCCGTCAACGAACGGGATGGTTTAGGGGATGACTTGGTGCCAGATTACCTGACGCGTATTCGTCAAGGAGAATTTTACGGCTGGCCTTATGCTTACTTCTCGCCGGCCAACCTTGATCCTCGTCTGGTGAAACAGGGTCAAAGTTTGGAGGCTGAATTGGTGAAGCGCACCAAAACCCCTGATGTGCTGTTCCAAGCGCACTCAGCGGCTTTGGGGTTACAGTTTTATGATGGCCAGACTTTCCCGGAAAAATACCGCAATGGGGCGTTTGTTGCCTTTCGGGGCAGCTGGAACCGCAACCAGGGCACCGGCTATAAAATCGTGTTTGTGCCCTTCAGTAGCAGCGGTCGTCCCCAAGGCGGCTATGAAGACTTTGTCACCGGCTTTTTGATTAACCCATCTGGCCCAACGACCTGGGGGCGACCTGTGGGTTTATTGGTGATGCCGGATGGCAGTTTGCTGTTTACCGAGGAAGCCAATAATCGCATTTATCGCGTGCAATACCAGCCGGCGGCAGCCCAAAGTCCAGCGCAAACTCCTTCCTAG
- a CDS encoding dienelactone hydrolase family protein, translating into MSAQEIAIASLDGGSFSGYLATPTAGVGAGMIIIQEIFGVNQVMRRLADAYAAAGYVALVPDLFWRQQPQVQLDDHSEEDWNKALQLFQGFDEDKGVEDLIATLNTLRQLPECTGKVGSVGLCLGGKLAYLMATRSDAECNVGYYGVGIENNLEEIGNIQKPLMLHIAESDQFVPPEAQATIRVQLSGHPQVTVYSYTGVSHAFAREGGQSYDQAAAELANSRTMAFLQRHLS; encoded by the coding sequence ATGAGCGCTCAAGAGATTGCGATCGCAAGCTTAGATGGCGGCAGTTTCAGTGGCTATCTGGCGACTCCGACTGCGGGTGTCGGTGCCGGCATGATTATCATTCAGGAAATTTTCGGCGTTAATCAGGTGATGCGGCGCTTAGCCGACGCTTACGCGGCTGCCGGCTACGTTGCTCTTGTGCCCGATTTGTTCTGGCGGCAGCAGCCTCAAGTGCAATTAGATGACCACAGCGAAGAAGACTGGAATAAGGCGTTACAGCTTTTTCAAGGGTTTGATGAAGATAAGGGGGTTGAGGATTTGATTGCCACGCTCAATACTCTTAGACAACTGCCTGAATGCACCGGCAAGGTGGGGAGCGTTGGCCTCTGTCTGGGTGGTAAGCTGGCTTATTTAATGGCGACTCGTTCGGACGCTGAGTGCAATGTGGGTTATTACGGCGTTGGCATTGAAAACAATCTTGAGGAGATTGGCAATATTCAAAAGCCGCTGATGCTGCATATTGCGGAGAGCGATCAGTTTGTCCCCCCTGAAGCCCAAGCCACAATTAGGGTACAGTTGAGCGGCCACCCCCAGGTGACGGTTTATTCTTATACCGGCGTCTCTCACGCGTTTGCTCGTGAGGGGGGTCAATCCTATGATCAAGCGGCTGCCGAGCTTGCCAACAGCCGCACAATGGCGTTTTTACAGCGCCATCTCAGTTAA
- a CDS encoding DUF1838 family protein, which yields MNLATASLTDEQFVKIRCSLDSRTHYFSATGSMYAQPMDGDQPAHLFDFLGVDISRCIKDEIINCWVLLSRKITLYLDPQTGEVLKTWQNPWSGETLNVMHRSYDYQEFEIPQQIKAHIASELSSVSLDINLKLPNPLAKNPKFVEHSPEESIQSSDSYKFIFPTKMLSDETLTPADNRSVALSYYRMGPWEPWMKMKGKPGFLVLNYTGTKTDVFEELHPEIKAQIEQRMPLFYEAPTHRLQRSIATSWSRFEEQFDGYLRGEEFPLPAPLTEEH from the coding sequence ATGAATTTAGCAACAGCCTCCCTAACGGATGAACAATTCGTCAAAATCCGCTGCAGTCTTGATAGTAGAACTCATTATTTCTCTGCCACGGGTTCCATGTATGCCCAACCGATGGATGGGGATCAACCGGCTCACCTGTTTGATTTTCTTGGCGTAGATATCTCACGCTGCATCAAAGATGAAATCATTAACTGCTGGGTATTGCTGAGCCGTAAAATTACGCTTTATCTTGACCCGCAAACCGGCGAAGTTTTAAAGACTTGGCAAAATCCTTGGAGTGGTGAAACGCTCAACGTGATGCATCGTTCTTACGACTACCAAGAATTTGAAATTCCTCAACAGATCAAGGCTCACATCGCGTCGGAACTTTCTTCAGTTTCATTAGATATTAACCTGAAATTACCGAACCCACTCGCAAAAAATCCAAAGTTTGTCGAGCATTCTCCTGAAGAATCTATTCAATCCTCAGATTCCTACAAATTCATCTTTCCCACAAAAATGCTGAGTGATGAAACACTCACGCCCGCTGATAATCGCTCTGTCGCACTTTCCTACTACCGCATGGGTCCCTGGGAACCCTGGATGAAAATGAAGGGAAAACCAGGCTTTTTAGTTTTGAATTATACCGGAACTAAAACCGACGTATTTGAAGAACTGCACCCAGAAATTAAAGCCCAAATAGAACAGAGAATGCCGTTGTTTTACGAGGCTCCAACCCATCGCTTGCAGCGGTCTATCGCCACGAGTTGGAGCCGATTTGAAGAACAGTTTGATGGTTATTTGAGAGGGGAAGAATTTCCCCTGCCGGCACCCCTCACAGAAGAGCATTGA
- a CDS encoding L,D-transpeptidase → MLLLWGHRQADALEVAQKGGAAGELKPQVEQPVSPPIDQPSDVSPSNKPADIAPMDKPANISPSNKPSSASDSLSTRLVIKLGERRVYLYRENQMQISYPIAVGKDGWETPVGTYQVMQMIKNPTWEHPWTGELVEPGPDNPLGTRWIGFWTDGKDVIGFHGTPNEDSVGQAASHGCVRMFDRDVQALFEKVSVGTTVVVEP, encoded by the coding sequence ATGTTACTGCTGTGGGGGCATCGGCAAGCTGATGCTTTAGAGGTTGCACAGAAAGGAGGAGCTGCCGGTGAGCTAAAGCCTCAGGTTGAGCAACCTGTCTCGCCGCCGATTGACCAACCTTCTGATGTTTCTCCGAGCAATAAACCGGCTGATATTGCTCCGATGGATAAACCTGCCAATATTTCTCCGAGTAATAAACCTTCTTCTGCCAGCGACAGCCTCAGCACCCGCTTGGTAATTAAGTTGGGCGAGCGCCGCGTCTATCTGTATCGGGAGAACCAAATGCAAATTAGTTATCCAATTGCAGTTGGTAAGGATGGTTGGGAAACGCCGGTGGGCACTTATCAAGTGATGCAAATGATTAAAAATCCAACTTGGGAGCATCCTTGGACAGGAGAACTTGTCGAGCCTGGGCCAGATAATCCTTTAGGAACCAGATGGATTGGCTTCTGGACAGATGGAAAGGATGTGATTGGTTTTCATGGCACGCCTAATGAGGATTCAGTCGGACAGGCAGCTTCCCACGGCTGCGTTCGGATGTTTGATCGCGACGTTCAAGCTTTATTTGAAAAGGTGTCAGTTGGGACAACTGTTGTCGTAGAACCCTAG